A single region of the Jatrophihabitans sp. GAS493 genome encodes:
- a CDS encoding GMC oxidoreductase, with translation MSAINRRSFLLGAAGVTGAAVAGSASAAGALGGTSSPKTATIPVTRESHRVVVIGSGFGGGVTSLRLAQAGVPVTVLERGIRWPTGPNSSTFPNAAHLDKRALWYRSAPLLFGKPLLVDPYVGLLETVPAPNMNVVCAAGVGGGSLVYQGMTLQPSEAVFNTVLPAALDYATMNRVHYPRVAQMLQVAEAPDSLIASKTYLPSRVFARNVNNAGYALSKIPMPIDWSYAQRELTGEFLPSYTNGDCAIGVNNGGKHSVDVTYLKQAEATGLVTVMTQHEVTDIARANDDQWTVYVNRIDTAGAVLETKIITTKALVLAAGTMNTTKLLVRAKAKGSISNLPDGVGTGWGNNGDRIYVWTSLTDDFTAVQGGPVIYGSKDWGDPATANTVIQASLPPFGADIRSTMMVGFGVSSARGKFVYNSSTDDTTLNWAKDADSVLQKKISARVKKIAGPFGLLTDTNAILPSTWHPLGGAPMGSVCDLEGRVLEQKGLYVLDGALIPGNTGACNPSMTIAAVAERALDHLVATDVGSVI, from the coding sequence ATGTCTGCAATCAATCGCCGCTCCTTCCTGCTCGGGGCCGCCGGGGTCACCGGTGCCGCCGTCGCCGGGTCGGCCAGCGCCGCCGGTGCTCTCGGCGGGACGTCCAGCCCGAAAACCGCGACCATTCCGGTGACCCGGGAGAGCCACCGGGTGGTGGTCATCGGCTCCGGCTTCGGCGGCGGTGTCACCTCGCTGCGGCTGGCCCAGGCCGGCGTCCCGGTGACGGTCCTTGAGCGCGGCATCCGCTGGCCCACCGGGCCAAACTCCTCGACGTTCCCCAACGCGGCGCACCTGGACAAGCGGGCCCTCTGGTACCGATCCGCGCCGCTGTTGTTCGGCAAGCCGCTCCTGGTCGACCCCTACGTCGGCCTGCTCGAGACCGTTCCAGCGCCGAACATGAACGTGGTCTGCGCGGCCGGCGTCGGTGGCGGGTCCCTGGTGTACCAGGGGATGACGCTGCAGCCATCGGAGGCGGTCTTCAATACGGTGCTTCCAGCGGCGCTCGACTACGCCACCATGAACCGGGTGCACTACCCGAGGGTGGCCCAGATGCTGCAGGTCGCGGAGGCGCCCGACTCACTCATTGCCAGCAAGACCTACCTTCCGTCGCGAGTCTTCGCCCGCAACGTGAACAACGCTGGGTACGCACTGTCGAAGATCCCAATGCCGATCGACTGGTCCTATGCGCAGCGGGAGCTCACCGGCGAGTTTCTCCCCTCCTACACCAACGGCGACTGCGCGATCGGGGTGAACAACGGCGGAAAGCACTCGGTCGACGTCACGTACCTGAAGCAGGCCGAGGCCACCGGGCTGGTCACGGTGATGACGCAGCATGAGGTGACGGACATTGCGCGGGCCAACGACGATCAGTGGACGGTCTACGTGAACCGCATCGACACAGCCGGCGCGGTGCTCGAGACGAAGATCATCACCACGAAGGCCCTGGTGCTGGCTGCCGGAACTATGAACACCACGAAGCTGCTCGTGCGGGCCAAGGCCAAGGGGAGCATCTCGAACCTGCCCGACGGCGTGGGCACCGGGTGGGGCAACAACGGCGACCGGATCTACGTCTGGACCAGCCTCACCGATGACTTCACCGCCGTGCAGGGCGGTCCGGTGATCTACGGAAGCAAGGACTGGGGCGACCCGGCGACGGCCAACACCGTGATCCAGGCCTCGCTGCCCCCGTTCGGGGCGGATATCCGCTCGACGATGATGGTCGGATTCGGTGTCTCGTCAGCGCGCGGCAAGTTCGTCTACAACTCCAGCACCGACGACACCACTCTCAACTGGGCCAAGGACGCGGACTCGGTGCTGCAGAAGAAGATCAGTGCCCGGGTCAAGAAGATCGCGGGTCCGTTTGGGCTCCTCACCGACACCAACGCGATCCTGCCGAGCACCTGGCACCCCCTCGGTGGCGCACCGATGGGGTCAGTCTGCGATCTCGAGGGAAGGGTGCTCGAGCAGAAGGGTCTCTACGTGCTCGACGGCGCGCTCATCCCGGGAAACACGGGAGCTTGTAACCCCTCGATGACGATCGCCGCGGTCGCCGAACGGGCGCTGGATCACCTGGTGGCCACAGACGTCGGCAGCGTTATCTAG
- the ilvD gene encoding dihydroxy-acid dehydratase — MPELRSRTVTHGRNMAGARALMRASGVAAADIGKPIIAVANSFTEFVPGHTHLAPVGRIVSDAISAAGAIPREFNTIAVDDGIAMGHGGMLYSLPSRELIADSVEYMVQAHCADALVCISNCDKITPGMLMAALRLNIPTVFVSGGPMEGGTATLVDGTVRSRLNLITAIAEAVADDVSDEDIARIEENACPTCGSCSGMFTANSMNCLTEAIGLALPGNGSVLATHTARRSLYERAGQTVVDLVGQYYTDGDESVLPRAIASRAAFENAMALDIAMGGSTNTILHLLAAAHEAELDFGLSDIDELSHRVPCLSKVAPNGSYLMEDVHRAGGVPAILGELYRAGLLNDEVRSVHSASLKDWLATWDSRSGTASAQALELWHAAPGCVRSATAFSQSERWESLDTDATNGCIHDVAHAYSVDGGLAVLRGNLAPDGCVVKTAGVDESIWTFEGPAVVCESQEEAVEKILAGAVQAGDVVVIRYEGPRGGPGMQEMLYPTSYLKGRGLGKVCALITDGRFSGGTSGLSIGHVSPEAAAGGVIALVADGDPIRIDISTRSLDLMVDDAVLQERRQALAGQYQPADRTRSVSTALRAYAALTSSADKGAVRILD, encoded by the coding sequence ATGCCTGAGTTGAGATCACGGACAGTCACCCACGGACGCAACATGGCTGGAGCGCGCGCCCTGATGCGAGCCTCCGGCGTCGCCGCGGCCGACATCGGTAAGCCGATCATCGCCGTCGCCAACTCCTTCACCGAGTTCGTCCCCGGGCACACCCACCTGGCGCCGGTCGGCCGAATCGTCTCCGACGCGATCAGCGCCGCCGGGGCAATCCCCCGCGAATTCAACACGATCGCGGTCGATGACGGCATCGCAATGGGTCACGGCGGGATGCTCTACAGCCTCCCGTCGCGGGAGCTCATCGCGGATTCGGTGGAGTACATGGTGCAGGCCCACTGCGCCGACGCTCTGGTCTGCATCTCTAACTGCGACAAGATCACCCCCGGCATGCTGATGGCTGCGCTGCGTCTGAACATCCCGACCGTCTTCGTCTCCGGCGGCCCGATGGAGGGCGGCACCGCAACCCTGGTCGACGGCACGGTCCGCAGCCGGCTCAACCTGATCACGGCGATCGCCGAAGCAGTGGCCGACGACGTCTCCGATGAGGACATCGCCCGCATCGAGGAGAACGCTTGCCCGACCTGCGGCTCCTGCTCCGGCATGTTCACCGCGAACTCGATGAACTGCCTGACCGAGGCGATCGGGTTGGCCCTGCCGGGGAACGGTTCGGTGCTGGCCACTCACACCGCTCGCCGCAGCCTCTACGAGCGAGCCGGCCAGACCGTCGTCGATCTGGTCGGGCAGTACTACACCGACGGCGACGAATCGGTGCTGCCGCGGGCCATCGCATCGCGGGCCGCGTTCGAGAACGCGATGGCACTGGACATCGCGATGGGCGGATCGACCAACACGATCCTGCATCTGCTGGCCGCCGCGCACGAGGCTGAGCTCGACTTCGGGCTCAGCGACATCGACGAGCTCTCGCACCGGGTGCCTTGTCTGTCCAAGGTCGCCCCCAACGGCTCGTACTTGATGGAGGATGTGCACCGGGCGGGCGGGGTGCCAGCAATTCTCGGCGAATTGTACCGGGCCGGACTGCTCAACGATGAGGTTCGCTCGGTGCATTCGGCCAGTCTCAAGGACTGGCTGGCGACCTGGGATTCACGTAGCGGCACGGCCTCGGCGCAGGCCCTGGAGCTCTGGCACGCGGCGCCGGGGTGCGTGCGTTCGGCAACCGCTTTCTCCCAGTCCGAACGCTGGGAGAGCCTGGACACCGACGCTACGAACGGCTGCATCCACGACGTCGCCCATGCCTACAGCGTCGACGGCGGGTTGGCCGTGCTTCGCGGCAACCTGGCCCCGGATGGCTGTGTCGTGAAGACAGCTGGGGTGGACGAGTCGATCTGGACGTTCGAGGGTCCGGCGGTGGTCTGCGAGTCGCAGGAGGAGGCGGTCGAGAAGATCCTCGCCGGCGCGGTGCAGGCCGGTGACGTGGTGGTGATCCGCTACGAGGGACCGCGCGGGGGCCCGGGAATGCAGGAGATGCTCTACCCGACCTCGTACCTGAAGGGCCGCGGGTTGGGCAAGGTGTGTGCGCTGATCACCGACGGACGGTTCTCCGGCGGGACGTCGGGGCTGTCGATCGGGCACGTCTCTCCGGAGGCGGCGGCCGGCGGCGTCATCGCGCTGGTGGCCGACGGCGACCCGATCCGCATCGACATCTCAACCCGCAGCCTCGACCTCATGGTTGACGATGCGGTGCTGCAGGAGCGTCGCCAGGCGCTGGCCGGGCAGTACCAACCGGCCGACCGGACGCGTTCGGTGTCGACCGCACTGCGGGCTTACGCCGCGCTCACGTCCAGCGCCGACAAGGGCGCCGTCCGCATTCTCGACTGA